Proteins co-encoded in one Girardinichthys multiradiatus isolate DD_20200921_A chromosome 11, DD_fGirMul_XY1, whole genome shotgun sequence genomic window:
- the defbl2 gene encoding defensin, beta-like 2: MKGLSLVLLVLLLMLATAEADDPEMQYWTCGYRGLCRRFCYAQEYIVGHHGCPRRYRCCAMRF, from the exons ATGAAGGGACTTAGCTTGGTTCTCCTCGTTCTTCTCCTGATGCTTGCGACTGCGGAGG CAGATGATCCGGAGATGCAGTATTGGACCTGTGGGTATAGAGGACTCTGCAGACGGTTCTGCTATGCCCAAGAGTATATTGTTGGACACCATGGATGTCCTCGAAGATACAG gtGTTGTGCTATGCGTTTTTAG